A genomic region of Paenibacillus sp. PL2-23 contains the following coding sequences:
- a CDS encoding IclR family transcriptional regulator has protein sequence MDEGKSTVRAVDRALDILLCFTTKTDWAMTEIAEHVGLHKSTVHRMLATLEEKGFIERDRSTDRYHLGLKVWELSANLSRTDDQATIWLPELVRLRDQLGETVSIYVRDGAERIRLQAVQSNQPVRRVAPVGVRLPLYAGASSKVLIAYEEPSMQESLLQSIAWPQTVDLEQYRQQLLEVQAQGYATSFEEREEGAAALSAPIFDRNGKLGAALSVSGPASRLKPQTMRDYAPVMIEAARRMGTMIR, from the coding sequence ATGGATGAGGGGAAATCGACGGTTCGCGCTGTTGATCGGGCGCTGGATATATTGTTATGCTTCACAACCAAAACCGATTGGGCAATGACAGAGATCGCGGAGCATGTTGGTCTGCATAAAAGCACGGTTCATCGTATGCTGGCGACGCTTGAAGAGAAGGGCTTTATTGAAAGAGACCGTTCCACGGACCGCTATCATCTCGGGCTGAAGGTGTGGGAGCTGTCCGCCAATCTGTCGCGGACGGATGATCAGGCGACAATCTGGCTTCCGGAGCTGGTGCGTCTGCGCGATCAGCTTGGCGAGACGGTCAGCATCTATGTGCGGGATGGCGCGGAACGGATTCGTTTGCAGGCGGTTCAAAGCAATCAGCCCGTGCGCAGAGTTGCGCCGGTGGGTGTAAGGCTGCCGTTGTATGCCGGAGCCTCCAGCAAGGTGCTCATCGCGTATGAGGAGCCGTCAATGCAGGAAAGCTTGCTTCAGTCGATAGCTTGGCCGCAAACAGTCGATCTGGAGCAGTATCGGCAGCAGCTGCTGGAGGTGCAGGCTCAAGGCTACGCCACCAGCTTCGAGGAGAGGGAGGAGGGCGCGGCCGCTTTGTCTGCTCCTATCTTCGACAGGAACGGTAAGCTCGGCGCCGCCTTGTCCGTCTCTGGTCCCGCCAGTCGCTTGAAGCCCCAAACCATGCGCGATTACGCGCCGGTCATGATTGAAGCGGCGCGCAGAATGGGCACGATGATCAGGTAA
- the acnA gene encoding aconitate hydratase AcnA: MSKQNEYSVRTTLESGGKSYAYYRLGGLEEQGIGEISKLPFSIKVLLEAAVRQFDGRGITGDHVKQLANWANGREDKEIPFIPARIVLQDFTGVPVVVDLAAMRDTVKKAGGDPKKINPLVPVDLVIDHSVMVDAFGSPEALEYNTKVEFERNEERYRFLRWAQTAFDNFRAVPPGTGIVHQVNLEYLASVAATKTTDGETVVYPDSLVGTDSHTTMINGLGVVGWGVGGIEAEAGMLGQPLYFVMPEVIGFKLTGSLAEGSTATDLALTVTQILRKKGVVGKFVEFFGPGLSNISLADRATVANMAPEYGATIGFFPVDSETLDFMRQTGRTEEQIQLVEAYYKAQDMFRYDNTPDPVFTDVIELDLSTIVPSLAGPKRPQDRVELTAMKESFNNIIRTPIDKGGYGLSEEKIEQVVPVQHADGVQSKMGTGAVVIAAITSCTNTSNPSVMLGAGLVAKKAVERGLTKPAYVKSSLTPGSLVVTEYLKKANLLESLEALGFHVAGYGCATCIGNSGPLPDEVSKAIADNDMTVAAVLSGNRNFEGRVHAQVKANYLASPPLVVAYALAGTVNIDLAHDPIGHDQDGQPVYLKDIWPTNAEIKEAVAQSLNPEMFNAKYENVFTQNERWNAIDVPEGESYEWDAKSTYIQNPPFFESLGSDVSDIADIPSASVLALMGDSVTTDHISPAGNITVNSPGGQYLIENGVERKDFNSYGSRRGNHEVMMRGTFANIRIRNQVAPGTEGGVTTYLPTGEVMSIYDASMKYQAEGKNLVVIAGKEYGTGSSRDWAAKGTYLLGVKAVIAESFERIHRSNLVGMGVLPLQFQEGHGWNTLGITGTETFDISGLSNEVQPGQTVVVKATRTDGTTFEFPAIVRLDSLVDVDYYRNGGILQTVLRQMIANM; this comes from the coding sequence ATGTCAAAACAAAATGAGTATTCCGTTCGCACAACGCTGGAATCGGGCGGCAAGTCTTACGCTTACTACCGTCTCGGCGGACTTGAAGAGCAAGGTATTGGCGAGATTTCCAAGCTGCCTTTCTCCATTAAAGTATTGCTTGAGGCTGCTGTACGCCAGTTCGACGGCCGCGGCATTACAGGCGACCATGTCAAGCAGCTGGCTAACTGGGCCAACGGCCGCGAGGACAAGGAAATTCCATTTATCCCTGCGCGTATCGTGCTTCAAGACTTTACAGGCGTTCCGGTTGTCGTTGACCTGGCAGCTATGCGCGACACTGTGAAGAAAGCAGGCGGAGATCCGAAGAAAATCAACCCGCTCGTTCCGGTTGACCTTGTTATCGACCACTCCGTTATGGTTGACGCATTCGGCAGCCCTGAAGCACTTGAATACAACACCAAGGTTGAGTTTGAGCGCAACGAGGAGCGCTACCGCTTCCTGCGCTGGGCGCAAACGGCGTTCGACAACTTCCGTGCCGTTCCTCCGGGAACAGGTATCGTTCACCAGGTGAACCTGGAGTATCTGGCATCCGTTGCCGCTACGAAGACAACTGACGGCGAGACGGTTGTATATCCGGACTCCCTTGTGGGCACTGACTCCCACACCACGATGATCAACGGTCTTGGCGTTGTGGGCTGGGGCGTTGGCGGTATCGAGGCTGAAGCAGGCATGCTGGGCCAGCCGCTGTACTTCGTTATGCCTGAGGTTATCGGCTTCAAGCTGACGGGCAGCCTGGCTGAAGGCTCCACGGCAACTGACCTGGCGCTGACCGTTACTCAAATCCTTCGTAAGAAAGGCGTTGTAGGCAAGTTCGTCGAGTTCTTCGGCCCTGGCCTGTCCAACATCAGCCTGGCTGACCGCGCAACGGTTGCCAATATGGCTCCAGAATATGGCGCAACAATCGGCTTCTTCCCTGTCGACAGCGAAACGCTTGACTTCATGCGTCAAACTGGCCGTACAGAGGAGCAAATTCAGCTGGTTGAAGCCTACTACAAAGCGCAGGATATGTTCCGCTACGACAATACGCCAGACCCTGTCTTCACTGACGTTATCGAGCTGGACCTGTCCACAATCGTGCCATCCCTGGCCGGTCCGAAGCGTCCGCAGGACCGCGTTGAGCTGACAGCGATGAAGGAATCGTTCAACAACATTATCCGCACGCCGATCGACAAGGGCGGATACGGTCTGAGCGAGGAGAAAATCGAGCAGGTTGTTCCGGTTCAACATGCAGATGGCGTTCAATCCAAGATGGGTACAGGCGCGGTTGTTATTGCCGCTATCACTTCCTGTACGAACACGTCCAACCCAAGCGTTATGCTCGGCGCTGGCCTTGTAGCCAAAAAAGCGGTAGAGCGCGGCTTGACTAAGCCGGCTTACGTGAAGAGCTCCCTGACGCCAGGCTCCCTGGTTGTTACGGAATATTTGAAAAAAGCAAATCTTCTGGAATCCCTTGAGGCGCTTGGCTTCCACGTGGCTGGCTACGGCTGCGCGACTTGCATCGGCAACTCCGGTCCGCTTCCGGATGAGGTCAGCAAAGCAATCGCCGACAACGATATGACGGTAGCTGCCGTATTGTCCGGCAACCGTAACTTCGAGGGACGCGTTCACGCTCAGGTTAAAGCGAACTACCTGGCTTCTCCGCCGCTTGTTGTCGCTTATGCGCTTGCGGGAACCGTGAATATCGATCTGGCTCATGATCCAATCGGCCATGATCAAGACGGACAGCCTGTCTACCTCAAGGACATCTGGCCGACGAACGCTGAGATCAAGGAAGCTGTCGCTCAATCGCTTAACCCTGAGATGTTCAACGCCAAATACGAAAATGTATTTACGCAGAACGAGCGTTGGAACGCAATCGACGTACCGGAAGGCGAAAGCTACGAGTGGGATGCGAAGTCCACTTACATTCAGAATCCTCCGTTCTTCGAGAGCCTGGGCTCCGATGTCAGCGACATCGCTGATATTCCATCGGCAAGCGTGCTTGCGCTTATGGGCGATTCCGTAACTACGGACCATATCTCCCCTGCAGGCAACATCACGGTGAACAGCCCTGGCGGCCAATACCTGATCGAGAATGGCGTAGAGCGCAAGGACTTCAACTCGTACGGCTCCCGTCGCGGCAACCACGAGGTCATGATGCGCGGCACGTTCGCGAACATCCGTATCCGTAACCAAGTGGCTCCAGGCACGGAAGGCGGCGTAACCACTTACCTGCCAACAGGCGAAGTGATGTCCATCTATGACGCTTCCATGAAATATCAAGCCGAAGGCAAAAACCTGGTTGTTATCGCAGGCAAAGAATACGGCACAGGAAGCTCCCGTGACTGGGCAGCCAAAGGCACTTACCTGCTGGGCGTAAAAGCCGTAATCGCGGAAAGCTTCGAGCGGATTCACCGCTCCAACCTTGTCGGCATGGGCGTGCTTCCGCTTCAGTTCCAGGAAGGCCACGGCTGGAATACGCTTGGCATTACAGGAACAGAAACGTTCGACATCTCCGGTCTCTCGAACGAGGTTCAACCGGGCCAGACTGTTGTCGTGAAGGCGACTCGCACAGACGGCACAACATTCGAATTCCCGGCTATCGTCCGTCTGGACTCCCTCGTGGACGTGGACTACTACCGTAATGGCGGTATCCTGCAGACGGTGCTTCGCCAGATGATCGCTAACATGTAA
- a CDS encoding amidase domain-containing protein encodes MSKSGKRSFAGGRTGRGDKKARPVAKTASPAKARIQHNASSQRQQPQISSLIQSSNSAAPATAVQGASWRTAVQAYVRLYNQAETDQHSRVLADFLSDRVHGDRLSVRLERIRDRDLYRGALPAGSETKAELVRVNESASEVIVLIRLHIKRRMEQGGLYYMEERCELERLWLAASGSRWDVVQVEPIISERRPRFGAAAHQLASEPEQVSRDEVYVMPSLPYLNYDLMPQLQNRLTGIRYRRDLAAAYADRWWNEGNPAYELFEVNCTNYVSQCIFAGGAPMNYTGKRGSGWWYKGRSSGQEWWSYSWAVSHALTQYLAVARKAGLHAIEKQAPEELQLGDVITYDWNGDGRFQHSTIVTAFDSAGMPLVNANTVPSRHRYWDYRDSYAWTKGTRYRFFHIPDTL; translated from the coding sequence ATGTCCAAATCAGGCAAACGCTCGTTTGCAGGCGGACGGACGGGACGCGGCGATAAGAAAGCAAGGCCGGTTGCGAAGACAGCTTCACCCGCGAAAGCCCGAATTCAACATAACGCTTCAAGCCAGAGGCAGCAGCCCCAGATCAGCTCGCTCATTCAATCCTCGAACTCGGCGGCTCCAGCAACTGCGGTCCAAGGCGCAAGCTGGAGGACTGCCGTTCAAGCCTATGTCAGGCTGTATAATCAAGCCGAGACCGATCAGCATTCCCGCGTGCTGGCGGATTTTCTGTCCGATCGCGTGCATGGCGACAGGCTGAGCGTTCGACTGGAGCGCATCCGGGACCGCGACTTGTACAGAGGCGCGCTTCCCGCTGGCAGCGAAACGAAGGCAGAGCTTGTCCGGGTGAACGAATCCGCAAGCGAAGTCATCGTCTTGATCAGGCTGCATATTAAAAGAAGAATGGAGCAAGGCGGGCTCTATTATATGGAAGAGCGCTGCGAGCTTGAACGACTGTGGCTTGCCGCCTCAGGCTCCCGCTGGGACGTGGTGCAGGTCGAGCCCATCATCTCGGAGCGCAGGCCCCGCTTCGGCGCGGCAGCGCACCAGCTCGCTTCGGAGCCGGAGCAGGTGTCACGGGACGAGGTGTATGTGATGCCGTCTTTGCCCTACTTAAATTATGACCTAATGCCCCAGCTCCAAAACCGGTTAACCGGCATTCGATACAGGAGAGATTTGGCAGCGGCCTATGCCGACCGGTGGTGGAATGAAGGCAATCCGGCATATGAGCTGTTCGAGGTCAATTGCACGAACTACGTATCCCAATGCATCTTTGCAGGCGGTGCTCCTATGAACTATACTGGTAAAAGGGGCAGCGGCTGGTGGTACAAGGGAAGATCGAGCGGCCAGGAATGGTGGAGCTACAGCTGGGCTGTTTCCCATGCCTTGACACAATATTTGGCCGTCGCGCGCAAAGCGGGTCTGCATGCTATCGAGAAGCAAGCTCCTGAGGAGCTCCAGCTCGGCGACGTCATTACATATGACTGGAACGGCGACGGGCGCTTCCAGCACAGCACGATCGTCACCGCCTTCGATTCGGCCGGCATGCCGCTTGTGAACGCCAATACGGTTCCGAGCAGGCACCGTTATTGGGATTACCGGGATTCGTACGCCTGGACGAAGGGTACACGCTATCGTTTTTTTCATATACCCGATACGCTATAA
- a CDS encoding D-alanine--D-alanine ligase yields MGSKVRVGLVYGGKSGEHEVSLQTAFAVMREFDYSAYEIKPFYITKQGEWRSGELLLAPPDNVESLRLGSGEQGSSSLSLSPLFSALDAAAAGGAPAKQAKVSGVAAVPAEQPNEEAIDVMFPLLHGTFGEDGTIQGLFELANVPYVGAGVLASAVGMDKIMMKKVFAQEGLPQCVFRYFNRTQWEKDASFFIMECEVSLGYPCFIKPANLGSSVGVSKAKNREELIAAVNYALRFDRKVIVEEFIDAREIEVAVLGNDEPKASIVGEIAPSNEFYDYKAKYIDGKSTMIIPADIPEEISTAVREMAVRAFQAIDGSGLSRVDFFLRKQDQHIMINEVNTLPGFTPFSMYPLLWRETGVPYKELLDTLIRLAIDRHKDKQRIDYTGDSAQ; encoded by the coding sequence ATGGGGAGCAAAGTGAGAGTAGGGCTTGTATACGGCGGCAAATCCGGCGAGCATGAAGTATCGCTGCAGACCGCGTTCGCTGTTATGCGCGAATTCGATTACAGCGCTTACGAAATCAAGCCATTCTATATTACGAAGCAAGGCGAGTGGAGGAGCGGGGAGCTGCTGCTGGCTCCGCCCGATAACGTCGAATCGCTCCGTCTGGGAAGCGGGGAGCAGGGCTCGTCCTCGCTGTCGCTGTCGCCGCTGTTCAGCGCCCTTGACGCGGCTGCGGCCGGGGGTGCTCCAGCCAAGCAGGCCAAGGTCAGCGGTGTGGCGGCTGTGCCTGCAGAGCAACCGAATGAAGAGGCGATTGACGTCATGTTCCCGCTGCTGCACGGCACATTCGGCGAGGACGGAACGATCCAAGGTCTGTTCGAGCTTGCGAATGTTCCTTATGTGGGGGCCGGCGTACTTGCTTCCGCTGTAGGCATGGACAAGATTATGATGAAGAAGGTATTCGCGCAGGAGGGGCTTCCGCAATGCGTATTCCGCTACTTCAATCGCACGCAGTGGGAGAAGGACGCCTCCTTCTTCATTATGGAGTGCGAGGTATCGCTGGGTTATCCGTGCTTCATTAAACCTGCGAATCTGGGCTCCAGCGTGGGCGTATCCAAGGCGAAGAACCGCGAGGAGCTGATCGCGGCTGTCAATTATGCCCTCCGCTTCGACCGCAAGGTCATAGTAGAGGAGTTTATTGACGCGCGGGAAATTGAGGTGGCGGTGCTCGGCAACGACGAGCCTAAAGCTTCTATCGTGGGGGAAATTGCTCCGTCTAATGAATTTTACGACTATAAGGCAAAATACATCGACGGTAAATCAACGATGATTATTCCGGCGGATATTCCGGAGGAGATCTCGACAGCCGTCCGGGAGATGGCGGTACGGGCATTCCAGGCGATTGACGGCTCCGGTCTGTCGCGCGTTGATTTCTTCCTGCGCAAGCAGGATCAGCATATTATGATTAACGAAGTGAATACGCTGCCCGGCTTCACGCCGTTCAGCATGTATCCGCTGCTCTGGCGGGAGACCGGCGTTCCATACAAGGAGCTGCTGGACACGTTGATTCGTCTGGCTATCGACAGGCATAAAGACAAGCAGCGCATCGACTATACGGGAGATTCCGCGCAATAG
- the uvsE gene encoding UV DNA damage repair endonuclease UvsE → MIVRFGFVAMSLLLENASPSRTMTYATFSKLDDREAAIRKLERIAEENVTSSLRILKHAKAHDIQMYRFSSKLIPLATHEALIDWIPYERLTEPFREAGDFVKRQSIRASFHPDHFCVFSTPRPEVLEKSRQDLEHHVRMLELMGLDETSKNNIHMGGAYGDKEVSGQRFIEQFSSLPDRLKHRVTLENDDKTFNVKETLAAAEAVGVPMVLDIHHHAVNPGDTEEDELMNGLWPRIIATWQKERERLGLLDASQLPPKIHASSPKSLTDPRGHADNVAAEPLLHFLRGAAKHADYVDCMLEAKHKDSALLQLMEDMKELEAKGEGVKMINGGRVEVVPY, encoded by the coding sequence ATGATTGTCAGATTCGGCTTCGTCGCGATGAGTCTGCTGCTGGAGAACGCGTCACCGTCCCGCACGATGACGTACGCGACCTTCTCCAAGCTGGATGACCGCGAGGCGGCCATACGCAAGCTGGAGCGGATTGCGGAAGAGAACGTAACCAGCTCTCTGCGCATTCTGAAGCATGCCAAGGCTCATGATATCCAGATGTACCGATTCTCCTCCAAGCTTATCCCGCTGGCTACCCATGAGGCGCTTATAGACTGGATTCCTTATGAACGACTGACGGAGCCATTCCGGGAGGCTGGAGATTTCGTTAAACGGCAGAGTATACGCGCCTCGTTCCATCCCGATCACTTCTGCGTGTTCAGCACGCCGAGGCCGGAGGTGCTGGAGAAGTCACGCCAGGATCTGGAGCATCATGTTCGGATGCTGGAGCTGATGGGACTGGACGAGACCAGCAAAAACAATATTCATATGGGCGGGGCGTATGGCGATAAGGAAGTGTCCGGCCAACGCTTCATCGAGCAGTTCAGCTCTCTGCCGGACAGGCTCAAGCATCGCGTGACGCTGGAGAACGACGACAAAACGTTTAATGTGAAGGAAACGCTTGCCGCTGCTGAAGCGGTAGGGGTGCCTATGGTGCTGGATATTCATCACCACGCAGTGAATCCCGGCGATACGGAGGAGGACGAGCTTATGAACGGCTTGTGGCCTCGAATCATCGCTACGTGGCAGAAGGAAAGGGAGCGTCTGGGCTTGCTGGACGCCTCTCAGCTTCCGCCCAAAATTCACGCCTCCAGTCCGAAGAGCTTAACTGATCCTAGAGGACATGCGGACAACGTTGCTGCGGAGCCGCTTCTCCATTTCCTCCGAGGGGCAGCCAAGCATGCCGACTACGTGGACTGCATGCTGGAAGCCAAGCACAAGGATTCGGCGCTGCTGCAGCTTATGGAGGATATGAAGGAGCTCGAAGCCAAAGGCGAAGGCGTCAAGATGATCAACGGAGGCCGTGTTGAAGTTGTGCCTTATTAA
- a CDS encoding inositol monophosphatase family protein, whose product MNEGNHNASIIGSKSFTAVAINCAAKAGEWITTKLGNYSSLELKHSAHDLVTEVDKGSERLIRNLIGTHFPTHGFLGEEGVEPGPEASAQALEEAKESEYLWIVDPIDGTTNFVHSFPFFCVSIALAYRGEVIVGVVYDPVRDELFVAEKGKGAYVRGKRMSVSNDATLRESLIATGFPADHREALPMNLKGVTAIAPQVRNLRIAGSAALHMAYVAAGRLSGFWEISLNSWDLAAGALLIQESGGVVTDTRGEPYSLSVRNVAASNGHLHKELLQALEHAGAQG is encoded by the coding sequence GTGAACGAGGGGAACCATAACGCTTCTATTATTGGGAGCAAGAGCTTCACCGCAGTCGCGATCAACTGCGCCGCCAAGGCGGGGGAATGGATAACGACGAAGCTGGGCAATTACAGCAGCCTGGAGCTTAAGCATTCAGCCCATGACCTGGTTACGGAGGTAGACAAGGGCTCGGAGAGGCTCATTCGCAATTTGATAGGGACACACTTTCCGACGCATGGGTTTCTTGGCGAAGAGGGAGTAGAGCCAGGGCCAGAGGCTTCTGCGCAAGCGCTGGAGGAAGCCAAGGAATCGGAATATCTATGGATCGTTGACCCCATCGACGGCACAACGAACTTTGTGCACAGCTTTCCATTCTTCTGCGTATCCATCGCACTCGCTTACCGAGGAGAGGTGATCGTAGGCGTTGTGTACGATCCCGTGCGGGACGAATTGTTTGTGGCGGAGAAGGGGAAGGGCGCTTACGTGCGCGGCAAACGAATGAGCGTCTCCAATGACGCGACGCTGAGAGAAAGCTTGATCGCGACGGGCTTCCCTGCGGATCATCGTGAGGCGCTGCCTATGAATTTGAAGGGCGTCACAGCCATCGCGCCGCAGGTGCGCAATCTGCGAATTGCCGGCTCTGCGGCGCTGCATATGGCGTATGTGGCTGCAGGCAGATTAAGCGGCTTCTGGGAAATCAGCCTGAATAGCTGGGACCTTGCGGCTGGAGCGCTGCTCATCCAGGAATCGGGCGGCGTCGTGACGGATACCCGAGGGGAGCCGTATTCGCTTTCCGTTCGGAATGTCGCGGCCAGCAACGGCCATCTGCACAAGGAGCTGCTTCAAGCGCTGGAGCATGCGGGAGCTCAGGGCTGA
- a CDS encoding PQQ-dependent sugar dehydrogenase has translation MRRARLLLTATLVLSLLASACASGGTGDTGRAESPPAAVSPSPSAGASAGNGNASTPGPSETVSPSTKPYEVIAAELRIPWSIAIAGDTVYMTEREGAIVKVQDGRTTRESVRLTESVLHKGEGGLLGLLLAPDFAESGLAYAYHTYEQRGRTANRIVLLRKEGAEWAEQRAILEDIPGDTYHNGGRLAFGPDGMLYATTGDAEERALSQDKSSLAGKILRMTPNGDIPADNPIKDSYVYSYGHRNPQGLAWTSSGEMYSTEHGPSGNPGGHDEVNRIEPGLNYGWPSIIGDAAQEGMVTPLYHTGEEAIAPSGTIIDEQGRLLIAALRGEAIYRYTPETGKMEVLRQGEGRVRDIQLVDGRLYFITNNTDGRGQPTSDDDRLIAIPYPS, from the coding sequence ATGAGGCGCGCGAGGCTGCTGTTGACAGCGACCTTGGTGCTTTCTCTCCTTGCTTCCGCATGCGCAAGCGGCGGCACTGGCGACACAGGCAGGGCAGAGTCGCCTCCAGCGGCTGTTTCGCCGTCGCCAAGCGCCGGAGCCAGCGCCGGCAACGGCAATGCGTCGACTCCTGGCCCTAGTGAGACGGTCTCGCCGTCGACTAAGCCTTATGAGGTCATCGCCGCCGAGCTTCGTATTCCTTGGTCGATCGCGATCGCTGGGGATACCGTGTACATGACGGAGCGGGAAGGGGCGATCGTCAAGGTCCAGGACGGGCGGACAACCCGCGAATCCGTGCGCCTGACGGAATCGGTTCTGCACAAAGGAGAAGGCGGCCTGCTCGGTCTGCTGCTGGCTCCGGACTTTGCAGAATCCGGTCTTGCTTACGCGTATCATACGTATGAGCAGCGGGGCAGAACGGCTAATCGAATTGTCCTGCTTCGCAAGGAAGGTGCGGAATGGGCGGAGCAGAGGGCGATATTGGAGGATATACCGGGTGATACCTATCATAACGGAGGCCGCCTGGCATTTGGCCCAGACGGCATGCTGTACGCTACGACGGGAGATGCGGAGGAGCGGGCGCTGTCGCAGGACAAGAGCAGTCTCGCCGGCAAAATATTGCGGATGACGCCAAACGGCGATATCCCCGCAGATAATCCCATCAAGGACTCCTATGTCTATTCATACGGCCATCGCAACCCGCAAGGATTAGCCTGGACGAGCTCAGGCGAGATGTACAGCACCGAGCATGGGCCATCTGGCAATCCCGGCGGACATGATGAGGTGAACCGGATCGAGCCGGGCCTCAACTACGGCTGGCCGTCCATTATCGGGGACGCGGCCCAGGAGGGCATGGTGACGCCGCTTTATCACACCGGGGAAGAAGCCATCGCACCCTCCGGCACGATAATCGACGAGCAAGGCAGACTCCTTATTGCCGCGCTCCGAGGAGAAGCGATCTATCGCTATACTCCGGAGACGGGGAAGATGGAGGTGCTCCGTCAAGGCGAGGGGCGCGTGCGAGACATCCAGCTCGTGGACGGGCGACTCTATTTCATTACGAACAATACAGACGGGAGAGGCCAGCCGACAAGCGATGATGACAGGCTGATTGCCATTCCATATCCGTCCTGA
- a CDS encoding glutamate-1-semialdehyde 2,1-aminomutase: protein MNQRPTSEALYQDALQHIVGGVNSPSRSFKAVGGGAPVFMKRAEGAYFWDVDDNRYIDYLAAYGPIITGHAHPHITEAIVRAATNGTLYGTPTELEITLARMLKQAIPSMDKVRFVNSGTEAVMTTIRVARAYTKRNKIIKFAGCYHGHSDLVLVAAGSGPSTLGIPDSAGIPTSIAHEVITVPFNDLPALEQALQRWGSDTAAVMVEPIVGNFGMVMPHDGYLEGLCKLTREAGALVIYDEVISAFRFHYGSAQTFSAFPDHSAIEPDLTALGKIIGGGLPIGAYGGRRDIMEQVAPLGPAYQAGTMAGNPASISAGIACLEVLQQPGIYDRMDALAAKLADGLRSAAADNGIPLTVNRIRGSFSTHFCDHPVTHYDEAQDTDGERFGKFFRLMLDQGINLAPSKYEAWFLTTAHTESDIDATIEAARQAMAAL, encoded by the coding sequence ATGAATCAACGACCAACCTCTGAAGCGCTCTACCAGGACGCACTTCAGCATATCGTAGGCGGCGTCAACAGCCCCTCCCGCTCCTTCAAGGCAGTCGGCGGCGGCGCTCCCGTCTTCATGAAGCGCGCAGAGGGCGCTTATTTCTGGGATGTCGACGACAATCGCTATATCGACTATTTGGCCGCGTACGGGCCCATTATAACGGGACATGCCCATCCCCATATTACGGAGGCGATCGTACGCGCGGCAACGAATGGCACGCTCTACGGCACGCCAACCGAGTTGGAGATTACCTTGGCGCGAATGCTGAAGCAAGCCATTCCTTCTATGGACAAGGTGCGCTTCGTCAACTCCGGCACGGAGGCCGTCATGACGACGATCCGTGTCGCAAGAGCCTATACCAAGCGCAACAAAATCATTAAGTTCGCAGGCTGCTATCACGGCCACTCCGATCTTGTGCTCGTCGCGGCGGGCTCCGGCCCCTCCACGCTCGGCATTCCCGACAGCGCGGGCATCCCGACCAGCATCGCCCATGAGGTCATCACGGTTCCGTTCAACGACCTCCCCGCTCTGGAGCAGGCGCTTCAGCGCTGGGGCAGCGATACGGCGGCGGTTATGGTGGAGCCCATCGTCGGCAATTTCGGCATGGTCATGCCGCATGACGGCTATCTCGAAGGGCTGTGCAAGCTGACGCGGGAGGCCGGCGCGCTTGTAATCTATGATGAGGTCATCAGCGCCTTCCGCTTCCATTACGGCTCGGCGCAGACGTTCTCCGCCTTCCCCGACCATTCCGCTATTGAGCCCGATCTGACCGCCCTGGGCAAAATAATCGGAGGCGGCTTGCCCATCGGCGCCTACGGCGGACGCCGCGACATCATGGAGCAGGTCGCTCCGCTTGGACCCGCTTATCAGGCCGGTACAATGGCGGGCAATCCGGCCTCCATCTCCGCGGGCATCGCTTGCCTGGAGGTGCTTCAGCAGCCCGGCATTTACGATCGGATGGACGCCTTGGCCGCCAAGCTGGCGGATGGACTCAGGAGCGCAGCCGCGGACAATGGCATTCCGCTCACGGTCAACCGCATTCGCGGCTCCTTCTCCACCCACTTCTGCGATCACCCCGTCACGCATTATGACGAGGCACAGGATACGGACGGCGAACGCTTCGGCAAGTTTTTCCGTCTGATGCTGGATCAGGGCATTAATCTTGCGCCCTCCAAATACGAGGCCTGGTTCCTGACAACGGCTCACACGGAGTCCGACATCGACGCCACGATCGAAGCAGCGCGCCAAGCGATGGCGGCCCTATAG